Within Legionella birminghamensis, the genomic segment CCAAGCTCTTTCAAAGCCTGAATTATCCCAATAATCAGGCTTTGAAATCTAGGCCACCTACTGTTAATTAAAATCATTTAGCCTTTTAGAATCCATAGGAAATATTGCTTTAGGTAAAGAATGGTTGCCAGCAACAGGTAGTTTAAAAAACAAATTGCCTGCCTGCTCTTGCGTATAAGATGTTCTATCATATTTTGCCCTAGCTTCTTTAGAGGCTGCAAAGGAGTCGGTTTCGCATCCATAAGGGGAAAGGGGCTGGCCTGTTTTTCCAAGCTGTTTCATACGGTCAGAATTTTCAAACAAATTAAATAAATCCTGGAATGAAGGCTCATAATCATTTTCTTGGCATTTATCCAAGACCAGATTAAGCTTCTTTGGAGAAATAAGCTCTCGACTTGTTACTGGATATTTTGAACGGTAGCTTTTTCCCTCGTTTATCATTTTTAATTCAAAGATCCAAAAATCAAGTATATACCGGGTGCGTTCATCTATTTTAATTTTGTTAGTTTCAATAAAATTCAAAAATAATTGGGCGACGGAATTGCGACCAATGGGGCTCTTTAAGTTCCATAAACCAATATCAAATTCGGCGTGAGCCCAGGTACAAGGTGGGTTGGAATGAAAACTAACAGAGGAACCTTCAGTATAGCCAAATATCGGGGTGGCTTTATCAAGAATATTGTATAACTGCTCTACAAGCTCTTTATCTCCTTTTATGTGAATTTCTTTTTCGTAATTATCAGTGAATTGTATTTCAAACATGTTTGCCTCCTTACGAGAAAATTACTAAATAAGCACTGTAAAATTGTTCTTGCACCCCCAAAATTGCTCTGTGATGCAACAGCAATGTTTCTTATACAGATATTCCGTTGACGTTCGCCTGTGATAAGGTAAAGATGCATTATACAGCTTTGATCAATATTGAGTCAAATTGATCAATTAATCAGATGTTTGCAAAAAGAGCGCTATCCTTCCCTACATACCAAGAGTTCTCGTACCTATGGCGAGGGACATTTTTCATCGGTAATTTCCAGACACTCAAATCCTATTGTTTCTAAAATGTTCCTGCTCTAACAAAAGTCATCGTCTGAACTATGCTCAATCATATCCAGACGATTAGGCCGTAAATGAAAATAGCCAGCAAACAGGGCAAAGCTCCAGTGAATAAAATGAGCCGGCTTAATTTTAAGCTATTGGATCAAAGCAATCCGTTGGTTTGCCCAGTTTAATGTCGAAACTTCAGTTATCAGTTGGTCCTGCTGTTAAACGGATTGATTGCGCGGATAATGCCTGGATAAATTCTGTTACGGTATGTACAGGATGGCCAATGATATCATTGGCTTTTCCGTCTTTTACAAACGCGCGGATACTCTTCCCAAGTTCGCCCTGGCGCAGAACGCTTAAATGTTCCATCAGTTCTTTGGCTTCTTCAGGATCGGCAAGTGCCAGTTTCATTGCATGTACCGCTTTTTCTTTTTGGAGTAAACTTTTCTGAAACAAGCCCGCAAATCCGGATTGGTATTGGCGCGTATCTTTTGTTCTTTCTTCCAGATATCCAGCGAGGAGCTGATTCAATTCCTTGATTGAGGAAGACGTTTTGAACTCTGTCAGGGTTTCATAACCGAGATGTTTTGTTAGATGATTTAAATAGGTATTACGGACAGCAGGTTCTTCTTCACTTTCGGGTAAAAAATGAGCTTCAAGCGTATCGGCTCGAATGGCTTGAAATCCCGCTGCCGCCATTAGATCATATACCCCTTTTTTATCATCTAGCATAAGCACCTCATTTGGGGAGAGCTCACGAAAATCGGCTGGGGTTTCAAGTGCTTCAATGCCTAAACGCTTTAATTCTTCGGTTAATTTAAGTTTCAACCGCAATTGGTCCATAGCCTCAATGGCCATGAGCAGCTTATTGTCCCCGCCGCCATGCAGGCAATTGTTGCAAATTGCATCAGTCAGTCGCGAAGAGGGGCATTAACTTACTAAACTGCCACATGAAGTTATACTTGGTGAATACTGGTTTTCTGTTATAGTTTCCGATAAGAAGCTTTACATTCAGGTCTGCAATGAAAAAAGTTATACTCACAGGCGATCGTCCCACAGGTAAATTACATCTTGGTCATTACGTTGGTTCTCTACTCAATCGAATTAAGCTGCAAGATGAATACGAACAGTATGTAATGATTGCTGATATACAGGCGCTAACTGATAATTTTGAGAACCCTGGTAAGATAGTAGATAATCTTTATGAAGTAGCATTAGATTATTTATCAATTGGTATTGAACCAGAAAAAAGCACAATTTTCATACAATCCCATATTCCTGAGCTTGCGGAACTTACTGTGTATTACCTGAATCTTGTCACCTTAGGGCGGCTTGAAAGAAATCCCACTGTTAAAACTGAAATCCAGCAGAAGGGATATGATTCCTCCATACCTGCAGGCTTTCTTTGCTATCCAGTCAGTCAGGCAGCAGATATTACCGCATTCAAAGCAGAGGCAGTTCCTGTGGGAGAAGATCAGATTCCCATGATTGAACAAACGAACGAAATAGTGAGACGGTTTAATAGAATTTATAATACCGATTGCCTAAAAGAAGCAAAACCGATTTTAAGTAAAACTTCTCGTCTGGTTGGAATAGACGGTCAATCCAAGGCAAGTAAATCCTTAGGGAATGCGATTTTTCTTTCTGACACTCCTGAAGAAATAAAGCGCAAGGTTTTTTTAATGTTCACTGACCCAGCTCACCTTAAAATAAGTGACCCCGGGAAAGTTGAAGGAAATGTTGTATTTGAATACCTTAGTGCGTTTCATCCAGATCCAGAAGAAGTCAATGCACTAAAGGCACAATATAGGAAAGGCGGACTGGGAGATTCCACAATTAAAAACCTGTTAAATACTAGTTTACAGGCAATGCTTGAACCAATAAGGGAAAAGAGAAATAGTTTTAAGCGTGGTGAAGTAATGGATATTATAATTTCTGGCACTGCCGCAGCTAAAAAAGTAGCAGAGAAAACGCTTGAAGAGGTTCGGAGTGCGATTGGATTACGGTATTTTGATAGTTGATATTTTATCTGACTTCAGCATTTTTTACCTCTGACATGGAGTTTTCGATAGCTCCATAAATAATGGGTGTTGGAGTGTTTTGTTTAGAATTAGAGATTTCAGGAGAAGCCATGTTTTTCGATCTCGCCCACAAGTTGCCCAGGGGGCTATTTAAGGCCTGTGTGATCCCAAGACCCATCGCCTGGATAAGCACGGTCAGTCAATCAGGGGTAGATAACCTGGCGCCGTTTAGCTATTTCAATATTGTGGCGGATGAACCCCCGATGGTGATGTTTTCAACTACAGAAGCACATATTGAAACAGGGGAAAAAGATACGTTGCGTAATGCAGAAGAAACGGGCGAATTTGTGGTGAATATCACTTCATATGCCTTGAGAGAGGAAATGAATATTACTTCGATGAATTTCACACGACACACCAGCGAGTTTTCTGTAGCCGCTATCGAACAGGCTCCTGCCGAATTAGTAAGACCAAAACGGATCAAAGCTGCACCCATCAGTTTGGAGTGCCGATACTACATGTCAGTACAATTACCTCGAGCTAATCAAGAGAAACTAATAAACCGTATGGTTCTTGGCCACGTGGTGGGTATTCATGTCTGTGAATCGGTATTGGATGAAGAGCAACGAATTGACCCGAACCGATTTCGCCCTCTTGCTCGCTTAGGCTACCAGAGCTATACGGCTGTGCAAGATAGCTTTGAAATGCAAAGACCAGAACTGGCTTCAATTTTTGAAAGCAGTTAATTTGAAGCATTGCCCCAATTGCCAGGCTATTTTGAATTAGATATTTAATAGATAAAACCATTGAAAAACATTCGTATACAGATATTGGGCTAGTTAAGCTTTAATTATGATTAAGATATTTGTAGTGTGATTAATTATTTTGCACAAGGTATATTTTTATGGTAGTGTAGCAATTGATGTCAATTCAAATCCACAGGAGATTATTATGCGTTCACTATCTGAAATAAATAGGCTCATTCACTTAAACCTTAGTCTGTCTACTCAATGTCGGGGGTCTCTTTTTAATCGCTAAACCCAAAAATATAAATCTCTCCATCCATTCTCAAGCAACTGACGAATCCATCTTATCCACCACTCGTAAAATGGGAAAAAACTTCCTGGATTACCACCGACGGACATCCCTTTCTCAACCCTTGACAAATATTGATCACGTTATCACTTATCATAATGGTATTTTGGAGTTGTGGGGTAAACAAAATGATCATAGTTTATCTATTCAGGATGCTGCTGAAACCGAAGCACTAAAACCAACCTATAATATCTTGAAATCACTGTCTCATAATTCAGTGATATTAGATTGTGTTCTTCGATCGATATGTACCCATCAGGTCAGGACAAGCCAAGATGAGCTTGACTTATTGAATTTAGTTGAATTACTGACCGAGCTTTGCTCCAAGGATCCTTACTACATTAAACCTCATCAGGGAGCAATTGAGCAATTAATATTGATTGCCGATAAGGCTCGATTGTCGACTTGTCTGCGTGAAATAGGGTGTTTGCAGGCCCGATATGCAAAGGAAATCAGTCCAGTAAATGAAGGGTATCTAAAGCAGG encodes:
- the trpS gene encoding tryptophan--tRNA ligase, which translates into the protein MKKVILTGDRPTGKLHLGHYVGSLLNRIKLQDEYEQYVMIADIQALTDNFENPGKIVDNLYEVALDYLSIGIEPEKSTIFIQSHIPELAELTVYYLNLVTLGRLERNPTVKTEIQQKGYDSSIPAGFLCYPVSQAADITAFKAEAVPVGEDQIPMIEQTNEIVRRFNRIYNTDCLKEAKPILSKTSRLVGIDGQSKASKSLGNAIFLSDTPEEIKRKVFLMFTDPAHLKISDPGKVEGNVVFEYLSAFHPDPEEVNALKAQYRKGGLGDSTIKNLLNTSLQAMLEPIREKRNSFKRGEVMDIIISGTAAAKKVAEKTLEEVRSAIGLRYFDS
- a CDS encoding flavin reductase family protein, producing the protein MFFDLAHKLPRGLFKACVIPRPIAWISTVSQSGVDNLAPFSYFNIVADEPPMVMFSTTEAHIETGEKDTLRNAEETGEFVVNITSYALREEMNITSMNFTRHTSEFSVAAIEQAPAELVRPKRIKAAPISLECRYYMSVQLPRANQEKLINRMVLGHVVGIHVCESVLDEEQRIDPNRFRPLARLGYQSYTAVQDSFEMQRPELASIFESS